The sequence CTCCATAATCTCACCATAGAGTTTCTGATAATCGGCCTGCAGGCTCTCAATGCGATCCTTGTCTGCATCGTTTGCCTTCTCGGCCTCCTGCTGATACTTCAGGGAGATCAGCTGCAACTCCTGCATCTGCTGCTGCAGCTTCTCGTCGCCGTCATTGGCCTTAGCTGCAGCCTGGAGGGCTGCAAAGCGCTCGTCCTTTTGAATTTCTTTGCCCAGTTCTCTGAGTGCGGATTCCAAACTCATAAATTTAATTCCTTTCCAGTTCTCCCCGCAACACATAGGTGAGCGGTTCTATAACTTTTACATTTTGGAAGGAGCCGATCAGGCTGTCGTCCCCTTCAAATTCTATAATCAGGTTCCCGTCCGTGCGGGCGGCAACATAATTATCGCCTAACTTGCCTTTGCCGCTGACAAAGCACTTAAAAGTCTCGCCCCGGTGCAGCTGCATTTGCTCTGCGGAGATCTGCTCTTGCAGAGCCAGCAGCTCCGCCATCCAGCGGGCTTTTTCCTTATGGGACACCGGGTCGTCCATCTTGGCCGCCGGGGTGCCCTGTCTGGGCGAGTAGATGAAAGTAAAGAGTGAGGTGGCCCCCACCTCTTTGACCAACGACAAAGTATCTTGAAACTCCTCATAAGTCTCGCCCGGGAAGCCCACGATCACATCGCTGGTGATGGAAAGGGCGCTGCCCATCTTGGCCTTAGCGTAGTGCACCAGCTCTAAATATTGCTCGGCGGTGTAGCCCCGGTTCATGGCTTTCAGCACCCGGTCATTGCCGCACTGGAAGGGCAGGTGCAGGTGCTTGGCTACCTTTGGACATTCGGCCATGGTGTCCAGCAGTTCTTTGGTACAGTCCTTGGGGTGGCTGGTCATAAAGCGAATGCGAAAATCGCCGGGCAGGTCGTTGATCTGCCGTAGCAGTTGGGAAAAGGTGACTCGTGGGGTCAGATCTTTGCCGTAGCTGTTCACATTCTGCCCCAGGAGCGTGATCTCTTTATACCCGTCGGCGATCAGCTGCTTGGCCTCTGCCAGCACATCGCACGCCTGTCGAGAGCGCTCCCGCCCCCGCACATACGGCACGATGCAGTAAGTGCAAAAGTTGTTGCAGCCGTACATAATGGGCAGCCACGCCCGCCGCTGATCGTCCCGCACTACCGGCACACCCTCGGCAATCACGCCGTCCATATCCGGCAGTTCAAACACCCGCTTTTTGCGGGTTAGGGTGCGCAGCAGCAGCTCCGGCAGCCGGTGCACCACATGGGTACCGAACACCAGGTCCACAAAAGGAAAGGACTGCTTGATGCGGTCGGCAATGTGCTGTTGCTGTATCATACAGCCGCACAGGGCGATCACCGTGTCCGGGTGCTCTGCCTTATAGGACTTGAGTGCCCCCACGTTACCAAACACCCGATCCTCTGCGTGCTCCCGCACGGCGCAGGTGTTAAAGAGAATAAACTGTGCTTTGTGCCGATCGTCGGTAAACGCGTAGCCCATATCCGCCAGCATACCCTTAATATGTTCGCTGTCCGCCACATTCTGTTGGCAGCCGTAGGTAATCACACAGGCCAGGGGCTTGTCCGTATAGCGGCTTTGCAGCACCGCCTGCACCTTGGCAGCGTTCTCTCTTTGGGCGTCCAGTTCTTCTTTGCTGATGGTCTTGGTATTGATCAAGGGTACTTCCTCCGACATTGGCTTACAAAAGCCCATTTCAGGCTCCTGCACATTATAGCATTATAACAAATTCCGCGCCACGGTTCAATATATATAATATATAATATTTATTAAAAATAAGTGAATTTTTGTTCACCTTGCACCCTGCCATTGCTTTTGACGGCAAAAAGTGGTAAAATCCATACTTGCGTGCCGTGGATCGGCACTGAAAGAAGCAATTTGACGAGGTGATCTTATGCTGCACCAGCGCGGCGCCGGTGTGCTTATGCACATCAGCTCCCTGCCCTCCCCTTACGGGATCGGCGTGTTTGACCGGCACGCCCGAGACTTTATCGACCGTATTGCGGACATGGGCTTTACCTACTGGCAGGTGCTGCCCTTTAATCCGATTGACGGAGCCGGAAGCCCCTATTGCTCCCCCTCCGCTTTTGCCGGCAACTACCTGTTTATCGACCCACAGGGATTGCAGGATATGGGCCTGGCGACGGCGGAAGAAGTGGCGGCAAACCATTATGACGGCACGCCGTACACGGCGGACTTTGCCTTTGCCGGTGAACGCCGACTGGCGCTGCTGGAGCAGGCTTTTTTGCGCATAGACGATACCCTGGCGGCAAAGATCAAGGCCTTTGAGGTAGAGAACCCATGGCTGACGGATTACAGCGTATTTATGGCGGTAAAAGAGGCAGAGGGTGGCAAGCCCTGGTGGCAGTGGAGCGACCGCCACGCCCATTACCACACCTGTATTCAGGACATATATGCCTATGAGAGCCGGGCGGCGTTTTGGAAATTTGTGCAGTACATTTTCCACCTGCAATGGGGTAATATCAAGGCCTACGCCAACGAAAAAGGCGTGGCTGTCTTGGGAGATATGCCCATTTATGTAGCCATGGACAGTGCCGATGTGTGGTCCGGTCTGCCCCTGTTTCTCATTGATGAAAAGACCTTAAAGCCGGAGAAAGTGGCCGGTGTGCCGCCGGATTACTTTAGCGAGAACGGCCAGCTGTGGGGCAATCCCCTGTACGACTGGGCGGCTATGGAAAAGGACGGCTACGGCTGGTGGCTTTCTCGCCTGGGTCACGCGCTGACCACCTATGACGCAGTACGCATTGACCACTTCCGCGCCTTTGCCAGCTACTGGGCGGTGGACGCCCAGGCAGAGACTGCCAAGGTGGGCCAGTGGCTGCCCGGACCGGGGATGAAGCTGTTTGGCAAGGTGTTTGAGGTGTACCCGAACGCCCCCATTATTGCCGAGGACCTGGGGGTGTTTGGAGAGGATGTGGTGCAGCTGCTTGCTGACACCGGCTTCCCCGGTATGAAAGTGGTGCAGTTTGGCTTTGACCCCAACGGTGACAGCAGCCACATGCCCCATAACGCAGAGAAAAACAGTATCAATTATGTGGGCACCCACGACAACAACACCCTGCTGGGCTGGCTGTGGGAGGCCGGTGAAGCAGAACGCCGCTTTGCCCTGGACTATGCGGGCTTTACCGGCGACAACTGGGGCGACGGCGGCTACCAAAGCCCCGCCTGCCGCAAAATTATAGAAACAGTGTGGCGCAGCGCCTCCAATGTGGTGATCATCGCCTTGCAGGATATGTGCGGCTTTGGCAGCGACGCGCGAATGAACACCCCCGGCGTGCCGGAGAAGAACTGGCGCTTTCGCACGACGGAAGACACCATCGCCAACATAGACGGCGCCTATTTCCGCCGAATCAACAGCCTGTTCCGCCGCACCTACCCGGTTTTTGAAAAATAACAGGGTCAAAAAAACATCTCCTTCATAGTATGTTACTGAAGCACTGCGGGGCGCCGGGCGCCCGGTGTGCAATAACCTATGAAGGAGTTTTGTTATGCCCGATTCGATCATTGATACCGGCGAAAAACGCATTAACGAGGCGGTGTGCATTGACACCAAGCGCATTTACGACAGTTGCGTAAGCAAGGACTGCCTGGAGGACCTGCGGGTCACCTTTTATGCCCCGGCGCAAATGCTGGTAGACAACGCGGTCACCGTCAAGTGCCGGGACTGCACCATTGAGGCTGTAAGCATTGATGTGGACGAAGTGCCCTTTGACAACGGCTTTTACAGCGTGGATGTTACTTACTACTTTAAGCTGACCTTTGACTGCTACTCGGCGCCCTGCACGGTGCCTATGGTAGCTACCGGCTACACCAGCTTTAACAAAAAGTGCATTCTCTACGGCAGCAGCGGCAATGTGAAGGTCTTTGTCAGCAATGTGTCCGCGGAGGCGCTGGACTGCCCGGAGGCCCCCCAGTACACCAACCCCTCTGCCAAGGTGCAGGCGGTGGATCCGGTGGTTCTGTCTATGGATGTGGTATGCAGCTGCGACTGCCGCGTGCCCTGCCTAACCTCCATGCCCAAGTCCATTACTTCCACCCTGGACAACAGCACCCTGCCGGAGCGCCCGGCCAAGGCTGTGCTGGTGACCCTGGGTCTCTTTTCCATCATCCAGATGGAGCGGGATGTGCAGATGACCATTCCCGCCTATGACTACTGCATTCCGGAGCGGGAGTGCAACTGCAACACCGCCAACCCCTGCGAGACCTTCGCCGGCATTGACTTTCCGGTGGATGAGTTCTTCCCCAGGGACAAAGAGGACTGCTGCCCCTGCTGCCCGGACAGCGGCAACACCGGCACCCATACCGCCGACAATCGTAACAATCGCTAAGATCCAAAAAAGCACCGCTGACGGTCCCCCGTCGGCGGTGTTTTTTTTCGTATTTTCATTGTTTGTCAACCAAGAAGTTCGCCCGGTCTTGATACTTGCCGTTTTTGAATGTAATTTCGTAACTCACCCGATTCGACCGCAGGCGCCATTCCAAGACGGTCACAGTATCGCCGTTCTTGCTCTGTTCCACACCGTAGTAGCTGACCGTAGACAGCGGCGCGATTTTCAAACATTCTTCCAGGGTCAGATCCGGCGCCCGGTCATACAGGCTTTTGGCCTGATCCATAGACAAAGGGCAGTCGTATTCCGTATTCACCAGGCACTTGCGCTCGTATACACCGTCCTCATCCGTATCTTCCAGAATGACATGGTACGGCATGCCCTCGTAAACGGTCTCTTCATTTGCAGCCAAGCCCGCCTCGTAATCCGACGGTGTATTTTTAGACTGCACCGGCAGCCGGGTTTTGTCCAAAACTTCCATGGCCTGCTGTAAGGGCTTAGACTCCACACCTTGGCGGGCTCGTTCCCGCATAAGGGCATCTACGCCGTTGGACACGCCCAACGACACCGCCGCACAAACAGTCAATGCCACTAAAATGCGCCCGATCACCGGCATACGGCGGAAAATACCCTGCTGCAGTGTTTGGCTGTTGACCCGATGGATTTTGCCGGCACAGATAAAATCCACCACGGCCAGTACCAACGGCAGAAAAGACAAAACAAGTTGCACATTGTACACCCAGTCCATATTCCAGCCCTTCCACTGGGAGAAATATTGCCAAGGCGACACACCCTCAAGTGCAAAGTCCAACAAAAACGGCGTGTCCATAGCTAAAGCAGCCGGTATATCCAAAGTCAGACAAAACAGTAGGGTAAACAAATCGTACCACAGCAAATACTGGGTAATACCACTGACAACGCAAAACAACCCGTGCCCAACCAGCAGTACCGGGTCCTTACACTTCCACGCCCAGCGAAAGGCCAGAGTGGTGGCTGCCAAAACAGCCAGCACATTGCCAAACAGCAAGGTATAAACCAGCCAATCCGGCATAACATCATACAAAGGATACGACCACTGATCGCAAAACCCATACAGCATAGACAGTCCCACGCACGCCGCCAGGGCGGAAAAGCCCAGCACACGACCGGGCAAATTCCGGTGCAGGCGGCCCAGTTCCCGAGCCATCTCCTCCGGCGCGCCCATACGGCTCATTGCCATATTCTCCGCCTTTTCCCTCTCATGTCCGGCGTCTGTATAGAAGCTGATATCGTCCTCTATATGATCCTCCAACTCCCGCTGCACCTGGGCTTTGGTATACGGGTTGGAGACCAGCAGCAGCGCCTTGCGCAAATACTCTTCTTTTTTCATGCCCCACCTCTATGCAAACTCCAACACCCGGGTCACATCCCGCGTGTAAGACAAAAACTCCTCTTTTTTGGCAGCGAACTGGCGGCGGCCCTTGTCCGTTAAGTGATAATACTTACGGCGGCGGCCGTCCACCGTGCGCCAATCGCTCTTTAGGCACCCTTCCTGCTCCAAAGCGTGGAGAATGGGATACAAAGTCCCCTCGCTCATTTGGAACACATTTTCGCTGCGAACCTCCAACTCCCGAATAATCCGATAGCCGTACAAATCCTTTCCGTCCAACACGCTCATCACCAATAGCGGCGTGCCGCCCTTTAGCAGTTCTTTACTGTAACGCATCACGCACCTCCTAAAATCAATACCTTGGAATACAATGTATATCTCGCAGTTACATCGTAACACAAGGTATCGATTTTGTCAACAAAAAAAATACCACCCTGTAACAGAGTGGTATGCTTAACGGCGGGAGCAAGCCCCCGCCCTACGATATCTTGGGACAAGAGATGCAGTAGGGGCGGATAGCATCCGCCCGCACGATGATCTTTTTCCTTTAATCGCCTTTACACCTTTTCCATCCGGGCGAAGTTGGCCATCAATTTCTTGGTGCCCGCACGGTCAAAGGCCACCTCCAAAAGGGTATCGTTGCCCATGGGCTGGGTAGACAGCACCACGCCGGTGCCAAAGGTCTTGTGGCGCACCGTATCGCCTACGGCGTAGGTGACGCCGGTAGCTGCCGGAGCGGCCTTGGCGGTCTTGGCGCCGCCGAACTTGTGGGCGTAGCTGCTTTTTTGGGTCTGCTGTCCCACCTTGGCGCCGGTAAAGCCTGCGTGGCTGCGGAAGGACTGAACGGTCACATCCTCCGTCACCTGCTCCGGGATCTCTCGCAAAAAGCGGGAGGGCATGTTCCGGTTGGTGGTGCCGTAAAGCATACGCTGGCGGGCGTTGACCAAATAGAGCTTTTCCCGGGCGCGGGTAATGCCCACATAGGCCAGGCGGCGCTCCTCCTCCAGCTCCTCCTCGCTGTACATGGCCTGGCTGCCGGGGAAGATACCCTCCTCCATACCGGGGATAAAGACCACCGGGAATTCCAGGCCCTTGGCGGAGTGCAGGGTCATCAGCACCACAGAGTCCTCATCGTCGTTATAGGAGTCAATGTCGGACACCAGCGCCACATCCTCCAAAAAGTCGGACAGCTCAAAGTCCTCGTTCTCCTCCTGGTATTTAATGAACATGGAGGAAAGCTCCTTGATATTGTTCAGCCGGTCCTCATACTTCTCCGGGTCGTCCTCCTGGAGATAGTCCGTGTACTTGGTCTTTTCCAAAATCTCCTGGAGCAAGTCGCTCAGGAGCATACCGTCCTCCAGGCAACGCTGGAAGTATGTAATCTGGGCGGCAAAATCCCTTAATTTTTGAGCACTACGGGCAGTTTTTTGGAACT comes from Oscillospiraceae bacterium and encodes:
- a CDS encoding YlbF family regulator — encoded protein: MSLESALRELGKEIQKDERFAALQAAAKANDGDEKLQQQMQELQLISLKYQQEAEKANDADKDRIESLQADYQKLYGEIMESENMQKYSAAASAMEEMAQYISGMMGLFFDGQDPETCELPQQQEGGCTHDCCTCGGCH
- the miaB gene encoding tRNA (N6-isopentenyl adenosine(37)-C2)-methylthiotransferase MiaB, encoding MNTKTISKEELDAQRENAAKVQAVLQSRYTDKPLACVITYGCQQNVADSEHIKGMLADMGYAFTDDRHKAQFILFNTCAVREHAEDRVFGNVGALKSYKAEHPDTVIALCGCMIQQQHIADRIKQSFPFVDLVFGTHVVHRLPELLLRTLTRKKRVFELPDMDGVIAEGVPVVRDDQRRAWLPIMYGCNNFCTYCIVPYVRGRERSRQACDVLAEAKQLIADGYKEITLLGQNVNSYGKDLTPRVTFSQLLRQINDLPGDFRIRFMTSHPKDCTKELLDTMAECPKVAKHLHLPFQCGNDRVLKAMNRGYTAEQYLELVHYAKAKMGSALSITSDVIVGFPGETYEEFQDTLSLVKEVGATSLFTFIYSPRQGTPAAKMDDPVSHKEKARWMAELLALQEQISAEQMQLHRGETFKCFVSGKGKLGDNYVAARTDGNLIIEFEGDDSLIGSFQNVKVIEPLTYVLRGELERN
- the malQ gene encoding 4-alpha-glucanotransferase encodes the protein MLHQRGAGVLMHISSLPSPYGIGVFDRHARDFIDRIADMGFTYWQVLPFNPIDGAGSPYCSPSAFAGNYLFIDPQGLQDMGLATAEEVAANHYDGTPYTADFAFAGERRLALLEQAFLRIDDTLAAKIKAFEVENPWLTDYSVFMAVKEAEGGKPWWQWSDRHAHYHTCIQDIYAYESRAAFWKFVQYIFHLQWGNIKAYANEKGVAVLGDMPIYVAMDSADVWSGLPLFLIDEKTLKPEKVAGVPPDYFSENGQLWGNPLYDWAAMEKDGYGWWLSRLGHALTTYDAVRIDHFRAFASYWAVDAQAETAKVGQWLPGPGMKLFGKVFEVYPNAPIIAEDLGVFGEDVVQLLADTGFPGMKVVQFGFDPNGDSSHMPHNAEKNSINYVGTHDNNTLLGWLWEAGEAERRFALDYAGFTGDNWGDGGYQSPACRKIIETVWRSASNVVIIALQDMCGFGSDARMNTPGVPEKNWRFRTTEDTIANIDGAYFRRINSLFRRTYPVFEK
- a CDS encoding permease prefix domain 1-containing protein, yielding MKKEEYLRKALLLVSNPYTKAQVQRELEDHIEDDISFYTDAGHEREKAENMAMSRMGAPEEMARELGRLHRNLPGRVLGFSALAACVGLSMLYGFCDQWSYPLYDVMPDWLVYTLLFGNVLAVLAATTLAFRWAWKCKDPVLLVGHGLFCVVSGITQYLLWYDLFTLLFCLTLDIPAALAMDTPFLLDFALEGVSPWQYFSQWKGWNMDWVYNVQLVLSFLPLVLAVVDFICAGKIHRVNSQTLQQGIFRRMPVIGRILVALTVCAAVSLGVSNGVDALMRERARQGVESKPLQQAMEVLDKTRLPVQSKNTPSDYEAGLAANEETVYEGMPYHVILEDTDEDGVYERKCLVNTEYDCPLSMDQAKSLYDRAPDLTLEECLKIAPLSTVSYYGVEQSKNGDTVTVLEWRLRSNRVSYEITFKNGKYQDRANFLVDKQ
- a CDS encoding PadR family transcriptional regulator; its protein translation is MRYSKELLKGGTPLLVMSVLDGKDLYGYRIIRELEVRSENVFQMSEGTLYPILHALEQEGCLKSDWRTVDGRRRKYYHLTDKGRRQFAAKKEEFLSYTRDVTRVLEFA